A single genomic interval of Helianthus annuus cultivar XRQ/B chromosome 13, HanXRQr2.0-SUNRISE, whole genome shotgun sequence harbors:
- the LOC110894044 gene encoding agamous-like MADS-box protein MADS3 — protein sequence MGRGRVELKRIENKINRQVTFSKRRNGLLKKAYELSVLCDAEVGLIIFSSRDKLYEFGSVGVMKTLERYQRCCFNPQDNNNERETQSWYQEVSKLKAKFESLQRTQRHLLGEDLGPLSVKELHNLEKQLEGALTQARQRKTQILVEQMEELRRKERELGDINKHLRIKVSHEMTTFETDQGQGYRAQLPCPWNSGVSPGNNNNTFPMHQSHSNPMDCQQEPILQIGYNQFMHEEGPSVQRSMVGESSMQGWVNL from the exons ATGGGTAGAGGAAGAGTAGAGCTGAAGCGAATAGAGAACAAGATAAACCGGCAGGTCACCTTCTCGAAACGTCGAAACGGTTTGCTTAAAAAAGCTTACGAACTATCCGTCCTCTGCGATGCCGAAGTCGGCCTCATCATCTTCTCCAGCCGCGACAAACTCTACGAGTTTGGCAGCGTCGG TGTCATGAAAACCCTTGAACGTTATCAACGTTGCTGCTTTAATCCTCAAGACAACAACAATGAACGTGAAACACAG agtTGGTATCAAGAGGTTTCCAAGCTAAAAGCCAAGTTCGAATCGCTTCAGCGCACACAAAG ACATTTACTTGGGGAAGATCTTGGACCACTTAGTGTCAAGGAACTacataatcttgaaaaacaactTGAGGGGGCTCTTACTCAAGCTAGACAAAGAAAG ACACAAATCTTGGTAGAACAGATGGAAGAGCTTCGCCGCAAG GAACGCGAACTTGGAGACATAAACAAGCATCTAAGGATCAAGGTCTCACACGAGATGACAACG TTTGAGACAGATCAAGGTCAGGGCTATAGGGCACAACTTCCATGCCCATGGAACTCTGGTGTATCTcctggtaacaacaacaacacatTCCCAATGCACCAATCTCACTCCAATCCTATGGATTGTCAACAAGAACCCATCTTGCAAATAGG GTATAACCAGTTTATGCATGAGGAAGGACCATCAGTTCAGAGGAGCATGGTTGGAGAGAGTAGTATGCAAGGCTGGGTTAATCTTTGA